Proteins from one Streptomyces sp. NBC_00390 genomic window:
- the proC gene encoding pyrroline-5-carboxylate reductase encodes MTQTVAVLGTGKIGEALLSGMIRAGWRPADLLVTTRRTDRAEELRTRYGVEPVSNAEAAKRADTLILAVKPQDMGKLLDELAPHLTSDRLVISAAAGITSSFIEERLAAGTPVVRVMPNTPVLVDEGMSVISAGSHATHEHVEHTEEIFGGVGKTLRVPESQQDAATALSGSGPAYFYFLVEAMTDAGILLGLPRAQAHDLIVQAAIGAAVMLRDSGEHPVKLREAVTSPAGTTISAIRELENHGVRAALIAALEAARDRSRELASGNG; translated from the coding sequence ATGACCCAGACAGTCGCAGTCCTTGGTACGGGCAAGATCGGTGAAGCCCTGCTCAGCGGCATGATCCGCGCAGGCTGGCGCCCCGCCGACCTGCTGGTCACCACTCGCCGGACCGACCGGGCCGAAGAGCTCCGCACGCGCTACGGGGTCGAGCCCGTCTCCAACGCCGAGGCCGCCAAGCGCGCCGACACCCTGATTCTGGCGGTGAAGCCGCAGGACATGGGCAAGCTCCTCGACGAACTCGCCCCGCACCTCACCTCGGACCGGCTCGTCATCAGTGCCGCGGCCGGTATCACCTCCTCCTTCATCGAGGAGCGCCTCGCCGCCGGCACCCCCGTTGTCCGCGTCATGCCCAACACCCCCGTCCTCGTCGACGAGGGCATGTCCGTCATCTCCGCCGGCAGCCACGCCACCCATGAGCACGTCGAGCACACCGAGGAGATCTTCGGCGGCGTCGGCAAGACCCTCCGGGTTCCCGAGTCCCAGCAGGACGCGGCCACCGCCCTGTCCGGGTCGGGCCCGGCCTATTTCTACTTCCTCGTCGAGGCGATGACGGACGCCGGCATCCTCCTGGGCCTGCCGCGCGCGCAAGCCCATGACCTGATCGTCCAGGCCGCCATCGGCGCCGCCGTCATGCTCCGCGACAGCGGCGAGCACCCCGTGAAACTCCGTGAAGCAGTCACCTCCCCTGCAGGCACCACCATCAGCGCCATCCGCGAACTCGAGAACCACGGCGTACGGGCCGCACTGATCGCCGCGCTCGAAGCGGCCCGCGACCGCAGCCGCGAGCTGGCCTCCGGCAACGGCTGA
- a CDS encoding acetoin utilization protein AcuC, with translation MSGRGLLMWDEAVTKYDFGSSHPMDPVRLALTMGLVRSYGLDRAMTVVAAKAAGDSTLRLVHREDYVAAVRAASADPRSADQSYGLGTLDDPAFAGMHEASALIAGQSVGAAEAVWRGDAAHAVNFAGGLHHAMPGSAAGFCIYNDASLAIARLLELGAERVAYVDVDVHHGDGVQAAFWDDPRVLTISLHEHPRMLFPGTGWPEETGGTGAAEGSAVNVALPAGTGDAGWLRAFHAVVPELLADFRPQVLVTQHGADTHFEDPLAHLAVSLDAQRAVQEACHALAHEHADGGRWVALGGGGYAVVDVVPRSWTHLVGIAAHEPVDPESVIPSSWRDEVYARTRQLAPARMTDGRASVTWRPWEEGYDPADRLDQAVLATRRAVFPLRGLLA, from the coding sequence ATGAGCGGCCGCGGGTTGTTGATGTGGGACGAGGCGGTAACGAAGTATGACTTCGGTAGCAGCCATCCGATGGATCCGGTGCGGCTTGCGCTGACCATGGGGTTGGTGCGGTCCTACGGGCTGGATCGCGCCATGACCGTGGTGGCGGCCAAGGCGGCCGGGGACTCGACGCTCCGGCTCGTGCATCGCGAGGACTATGTGGCGGCGGTGCGGGCGGCGTCGGCGGACCCGAGGTCGGCGGACCAGTCGTACGGACTCGGGACGCTCGACGATCCGGCGTTCGCGGGGATGCACGAGGCATCAGCGCTCATCGCCGGGCAGTCGGTAGGGGCCGCGGAAGCGGTGTGGCGTGGCGACGCGGCGCATGCGGTGAACTTCGCGGGCGGGCTGCACCACGCGATGCCCGGGTCGGCGGCGGGGTTCTGCATCTACAACGACGCGTCGCTGGCGATCGCGCGGCTGCTGGAGCTGGGTGCCGAGCGCGTCGCGTACGTGGATGTGGACGTGCATCACGGGGACGGCGTGCAGGCTGCCTTCTGGGACGATCCGCGGGTGCTGACGATCTCGCTGCACGAGCATCCGCGCATGCTGTTCCCAGGCACCGGCTGGCCCGAGGAGACCGGAGGGACCGGTGCGGCAGAGGGCAGCGCGGTCAATGTGGCGCTGCCGGCGGGAACGGGGGACGCGGGGTGGCTGCGGGCGTTCCACGCGGTGGTGCCCGAGCTGCTGGCGGACTTCCGTCCCCAGGTACTGGTGACGCAGCACGGGGCGGACACGCACTTCGAGGACCCGCTGGCCCATCTGGCGGTCTCACTGGATGCGCAGCGTGCGGTGCAGGAGGCGTGTCATGCCCTGGCGCACGAGCACGCGGACGGCGGGCGCTGGGTGGCGCTGGGCGGTGGCGGATACGCGGTGGTGGACGTGGTGCCGCGCTCGTGGACGCACCTGGTGGGAATCGCGGCGCATGAGCCGGTGGACCCGGAGTCGGTGATCCCGTCGTCATGGCGGGACGAGGTGTACGCGCGGACACGCCAGTTGGCGCCGGCTCGTATGACGGACGGGCGGGCTTCGGTGACGTGGCGGCCGTGGGAGGAGGGCTACGACCCGGCGGACCGTCTGGACCAGGCGGTGCTGGCGACGAGGCGGGCGGTGTTCCCGCTGAGAGGGTTGCTGGCGTAA
- a CDS encoding HAD family hydrolase, with product MRYDLVIFDNDGVLVDSEPLANTILAGYLTELGHPTTYEDSLRDYMGSAVHRVHDLVRERTGKALPDDFDETLHARVFAAFERELVAVDGVTDVLEKLTADGVPYCVASSGSHERIRVGHRKTGLHRWFAEGTVFSAQDVGRGKPDPDLFVHAAERMGVAPQRCVVVEDSPLGVQAARAAGMDVYGFTAMMSADKLEGASGYFTAMTELPALLA from the coding sequence ATGCGCTATGACCTTGTCATCTTCGACAACGACGGTGTGCTCGTCGACAGCGAGCCCCTTGCCAACACCATCCTGGCCGGCTATCTCACCGAGCTCGGGCACCCCACGACGTACGAGGACTCCCTGCGGGACTACATGGGGTCCGCCGTGCACCGGGTGCATGACCTCGTGCGCGAGCGGACCGGGAAGGCTCTGCCCGACGACTTCGACGAGACGCTGCACGCTCGCGTCTTCGCCGCCTTCGAGCGGGAGTTGGTCGCCGTCGACGGGGTGACCGACGTCCTGGAGAAGCTGACCGCGGACGGGGTGCCGTACTGCGTGGCCTCGTCCGGGAGTCATGAGCGGATCCGCGTAGGGCACCGCAAGACCGGGCTTCACCGGTGGTTCGCCGAGGGCACCGTGTTCAGCGCGCAGGACGTGGGGCGGGGCAAGCCGGACCCCGACCTCTTCGTCCACGCCGCCGAGCGGATGGGCGTGGCACCGCAGCGATGCGTGGTCGTGGAGGACAGCCCCCTCGGTGTGCAGGCCGCGAGGGCGGCGGGGATGGATGTGTACGGGTTCACGGCCATGATGTCGGCGGACAAGCTGGAGGGGGCCTCGGGCTACTTCACCGCGATGACCGAGCTGCCGGCCCTGCTCGCTTGA
- a CDS encoding lysophospholipid acyltransferase family protein, which translates to MADAKVIPFDDDRSRGGAPRPARRRPAGGGRRKAEPAAVVREAPVSPLPGQSGGGAPSGTQTDTEAGRTAEEAAGGAPGAAARQAAPRSAGAAGWDRRIAGGLAFLRRRLTGDYEVDEFGFDEELTDQVLMSLLRPVYEKYFRVEVKGIENIPSDGGALVVANHSGTLPLDGLMMQVAVHDTHPAGRHLRLLAADLVFMLPVVNELARKAGHTLACAEDAERLLQRGEVVGVMPEGFKGIGKPFSERYKLQRFGRGGFVSTALRAGVPIVPCSIVGAEEIYPMLGNAKTLARLLGFPYFPLTPTFPWLGPLGAVPLPTKWTIQFGEPIATDGYPPEAAEDPMLMFNLTDQVREQIQHTLYKLLVQRRSVFF; encoded by the coding sequence ATGGCGGACGCCAAGGTCATTCCGTTCGACGACGACCGTTCGCGCGGCGGGGCCCCCCGCCCGGCGCGGCGGCGCCCGGCGGGGGGCGGTCGCAGGAAGGCCGAACCCGCGGCCGTGGTGCGTGAGGCGCCGGTGAGCCCGCTGCCCGGGCAGTCGGGCGGCGGAGCGCCCTCCGGGACGCAGACGGACACTGAGGCCGGCAGGACCGCTGAGGAAGCCGCAGGGGGCGCCCCGGGTGCCGCAGCCCGGCAGGCCGCGCCGCGGTCGGCGGGCGCTGCCGGGTGGGACCGGCGGATCGCGGGCGGCCTGGCGTTCCTGCGCCGCCGGCTGACCGGTGACTACGAGGTCGACGAGTTCGGCTTCGACGAGGAGCTGACCGACCAGGTCCTGATGTCGCTGCTGCGGCCGGTGTACGAGAAATACTTCCGTGTCGAGGTGAAGGGCATCGAGAACATCCCGTCCGACGGCGGGGCACTGGTGGTGGCCAATCACTCGGGGACGCTGCCGCTGGACGGGCTGATGATGCAGGTGGCCGTCCACGACACCCATCCGGCGGGCCGTCATCTCCGGTTGCTCGCCGCGGATCTGGTGTTCATGCTGCCGGTGGTCAACGAGCTGGCCCGCAAGGCGGGACACACCCTGGCGTGTGCGGAGGACGCCGAGCGGCTGCTGCAGCGGGGTGAGGTCGTCGGGGTGATGCCGGAAGGCTTCAAGGGCATCGGGAAGCCGTTCAGCGAGCGCTACAAGCTTCAGCGCTTCGGGCGCGGCGGTTTCGTGTCGACCGCGCTGCGCGCGGGTGTGCCGATCGTGCCGTGCTCGATCGTCGGGGCGGAGGAGATCTACCCGATGCTCGGGAACGCGAAGACGCTGGCGCGGCTACTGGGGTTCCCGTACTTCCCGCTCACGCCGACGTTTCCGTGGCTGGGGCCACTCGGGGCGGTGCCGCTGCCGACGAAGTGGACGATCCAGTTCGGGGAGCCGATCGCGACGGACGGGTATCCGCCGGAGGCGGCGGAGGACCCGATGCTGATGTTCAATCTGACCGACCAGGTCCGGGAGCAGATTCAGCACACGCTGTACAAGCTGCTGGTGCAGCGCCGGTCCGTCTTCTTCTGA
- the trpS gene encoding tryptophan--tRNA ligase: MTRIFSGIKPTGHLTLGNYLGALRRWVGVDQHQSDALFSIVDLHALTVEHDPARVRRLSRQSATLMLAAGLDPQLCTVFVQSHVDEHARLSYLLECTATDGELRRMIQYKEKGTRARAAGQSVRLSLLTYPVLMAADILAYRTDEVPVGDDQTQHVELTRDLAVRFNQRYGHTFTVPRATHPPVAARVMNLQDPTSKMGKSDESGPGTVHLLDEADVVRKKIMRAVTDSGREVEYDRVTRPGIANLLEILAACEGGNPKDLAGVYESYGALKKDTAEAVVELLRPIRERHAELAADPGHIDSVLRKGAERAREMARPTVDAAYRAIGLLPA; the protein is encoded by the coding sequence ATGACGCGGATCTTCAGTGGGATCAAGCCGACGGGGCATCTGACCCTGGGCAACTACCTCGGCGCGCTGCGCCGGTGGGTCGGGGTCGACCAGCATCAGTCCGACGCGCTGTTCAGCATCGTCGATCTGCATGCGCTGACCGTCGAGCACGATCCGGCGCGCGTGCGCAGACTCAGCCGGCAGTCGGCGACGCTCATGCTGGCGGCGGGGCTGGACCCGCAGCTGTGCACCGTCTTCGTCCAGAGTCATGTGGACGAGCACGCGCGTCTGTCCTACCTGCTGGAGTGCACGGCCACGGACGGCGAGCTGCGGCGCATGATCCAGTACAAGGAGAAGGGCACGCGGGCGCGCGCGGCCGGGCAGAGCGTGCGACTGTCGCTGTTGACGTATCCGGTGCTGATGGCGGCGGACATTCTCGCCTACCGGACCGACGAGGTGCCCGTCGGTGACGATCAGACACAGCATGTGGAGCTGACGCGGGATCTGGCCGTGCGGTTCAACCAGCGGTACGGGCACACGTTCACCGTGCCGCGGGCGACGCATCCGCCGGTGGCGGCGCGGGTCATGAATCTGCAGGACCCCACCTCGAAGATGGGGAAGTCGGACGAGTCGGGCCCCGGGACCGTCCACCTTCTCGACGAGGCCGACGTGGTCCGCAAGAAGATCATGCGCGCGGTCACGGACAGCGGCCGCGAGGTCGAGTACGACCGGGTGACGAGGCCCGGAATCGCGAATCTGCTGGAGATTCTGGCGGCCTGTGAAGGAGGGAACCCGAAGGACCTGGCCGGTGTATATGAGTCGTACGGAGCGCTGAAGAAGGACACGGCCGAGGCGGTGGTGGAGCTGCTGAGGCCGATCAGGGAGCGGCACGCCGAGCTCGCCGCAGATCCGGGACACATCGACAGTGTGCTGAGGAAGGGAGCCGAGCGGGCCAGGGAAATGGCCCGGCCGACGGTCGACGCCGCCTATCGGGCGATCGGTCTGCTGCCGGCCTGA
- a CDS encoding 30S ribosomal protein bS22 has translation MGSVIKKRRKRMAKKKHRKLLKRTRVQRRNKK, from the coding sequence GTGGGCTCTGTTATCAAGAAGCGGCGTAAGCGGATGGCCAAGAAGAAGCACCGCAAGCTGCTCAAGCGCACCCGCGTTCAGCGTCGCAACAAGAAGTAA
- a CDS encoding helix-turn-helix domain-containing protein translates to MAAGSERPLNEVKFLTVAEVASVMRVSKMTVYRLVHSGHLPAIRVGRSFRVPEQAVHEYLRESFVGVESA, encoded by the coding sequence ATGGCTGCTGGCAGCGAGAGGCCTCTCAACGAGGTCAAGTTTCTTACGGTGGCAGAGGTTGCCTCTGTCATGCGAGTGTCGAAGATGACGGTGTACCGCTTGGTGCACAGCGGTCATCTGCCGGCGATCCGGGTGGGGAGGTCGTTCCGGGTGCCGGAGCAAGCGGTTCATGAGTATCTCCGCGAATCCTTCGTGGGGGTGGAATCCGCGTAA
- a CDS encoding ABC transporter ATP-binding protein, protein MMNSSGVAVLARGLTVVRGDRTVLRDLDFTVHPGRITGLLGPSGCGKSTLMRSIVGTQAKVTGTLEVLGRPAGDPALRNRIGYVTQAPSVYDDLTVRQNLDYFASVLLPGRSNRDIRHDHVTRAIADVDLVSHTDVLAGRLSGGQRSRVSLAVALLGTPEVLVLDEPTVGLDPVLRRDLWNLFHRLADEHGTTLLVSSHVMDEAERCHRLMLMRDGEILAEDSPDDLRTRTRSETVEAAFLHLVDEANALQENVR, encoded by the coding sequence ATGATGAATTCCTCTGGCGTCGCCGTCCTGGCCCGCGGCCTCACCGTCGTACGAGGAGACCGCACAGTCCTGCGCGACCTCGACTTCACCGTCCACCCCGGCCGGATCACCGGCCTCCTCGGCCCTTCGGGCTGCGGCAAATCGACGCTGATGCGCTCGATCGTCGGCACCCAGGCCAAGGTCACCGGGACTCTGGAGGTCCTCGGCCGCCCCGCGGGCGACCCCGCACTGCGCAACCGCATCGGCTATGTCACCCAGGCGCCGTCCGTCTACGACGACCTCACCGTCCGCCAGAATCTCGACTACTTCGCCTCCGTCCTCCTGCCCGGCCGCAGCAACCGCGACATCCGCCACGACCACGTCACCCGCGCCATCGCCGACGTCGACCTCGTCTCCCACACCGACGTACTCGCCGGCCGGCTCTCCGGCGGCCAGCGCAGCCGCGTCTCCCTCGCCGTCGCCCTGCTCGGCACCCCCGAAGTACTCGTCCTCGACGAACCGACCGTCGGCCTCGACCCCGTGCTGCGCCGCGACCTGTGGAATCTCTTCCACCGGCTCGCCGACGAACACGGCACGACGCTTCTCGTCTCCTCCCACGTCATGGACGAGGCCGAACGCTGCCACCGGCTGATGCTCATGCGCGACGGCGAGATCCTCGCCGAGGACAGCCCGGACGACCTGCGCACACGCACCCGCTCCGAGACCGTCGAAGCGGCCTTCCTCCACCTGGTCGACGAGGCCAACGCCCTTCAGGAGAACGTCCGATGA
- a CDS encoding ABC transporter permease — MSSARTLATAARVLRQLRHDPRSIALMVFVPSLMLFLLRYVFDGSPQTFDSIGASLLGIFPLITMFLVASIATLRERTSGTLERLLAMPLGKGDLIAGYALAFGLVAIVQSLLATGLALWALGLDVIGSTWLLLLVALLDALLGTALGLFVSAFAASEFQAVQFMPAVIFPQLLLCGLFIARENMQPVLEAISNVLPMSYAVDAMNEVLHHADATADFFRDIMVVAGCAVLVLALGAATLRRRTA, encoded by the coding sequence ATGAGTTCCGCCCGCACCCTCGCCACCGCCGCCCGCGTGCTGCGCCAGCTGCGCCACGACCCGCGCTCCATCGCGCTGATGGTCTTCGTGCCGAGCTTGATGCTCTTCCTGCTGCGCTACGTCTTCGACGGCAGCCCGCAGACCTTCGACTCCATCGGTGCCTCGCTCCTCGGCATCTTCCCGCTCATCACGATGTTCCTGGTGGCCTCCATCGCCACCCTGCGCGAGCGCACCTCCGGCACCCTGGAGCGACTGCTCGCCATGCCGCTCGGCAAGGGCGACCTCATCGCCGGCTACGCCCTGGCCTTCGGTCTCGTCGCCATCGTCCAGTCCCTCCTCGCCACCGGCCTCGCGCTGTGGGCCCTGGGTCTCGACGTCATCGGCTCGACCTGGCTGCTCCTGCTCGTCGCACTCCTCGATGCGCTGCTCGGCACGGCCCTCGGCCTGTTCGTCTCCGCCTTCGCCGCCTCGGAGTTCCAGGCGGTCCAGTTCATGCCGGCCGTGATCTTCCCGCAGCTGCTGCTCTGCGGCCTGTTCATCGCCCGCGAGAACATGCAGCCGGTACTCGAGGCGATTTCGAACGTCCTGCCCATGTCGTACGCCGTCGACGCCATGAACGAGGTCCTCCACCACGCCGACGCGACCGCCGACTTCTTCCGCGACATCATGGTCGTCGCGGGATGTGCCGTCCTCGTCCTCGCTCTCGGCGCAGCCACCCTGCGCCGCCGCACCGCCTGA
- a CDS encoding MFS transporter — MTDARLRHGRASLALSFFAQGVAFALLVTRIPAVQDRYGISDGLLPVFLAAVPILAGVSSVVTERLVRRLAPSVVLRWAQPVVILGLLAVGAGSEMWEVAVALGVFGLSVGALDASMNMLGVSLQRAHGRSIMLGFHAAYSLGGIAGASLAWVGAHWDLALVISYLPVIVVLLPVVLVGSRWYVDGEGTEEQRHARGQAPGRSDAAAKAGPGRADGVAFKLLLPLCLVMTFAYIGDSTVSNWSAKYLQDVLGSSEELATVPYNAYMVTTLVGRAVGDFGVRRFGAVAVVRCGAVLAAAGFAVVAGASGAWVGMLGFTLLGFGLCVIVPQTFAAAGRLFPGASDAAVARLNVFNYVGFLIGSPLVGALGDTWSYRGAMLVPMVLVLATLVYARSFADAGARYGGGHERPRVVDVGRGGNEV, encoded by the coding sequence ATGACAGATGCGCGGTTGCGGCACGGGCGTGCCTCGTTGGCGTTGAGCTTCTTCGCGCAGGGGGTGGCCTTCGCTCTCCTTGTCACCCGTATCCCCGCCGTGCAGGACCGTTACGGCATATCCGACGGCCTGCTGCCGGTCTTCCTCGCGGCCGTGCCGATCCTCGCCGGGGTGTCGAGTGTCGTGACCGAGCGGCTGGTGCGGCGCCTCGCGCCCAGTGTGGTGCTGCGGTGGGCGCAGCCTGTGGTCATCCTTGGGCTGCTCGCGGTCGGAGCGGGCAGCGAGATGTGGGAGGTGGCCGTCGCCCTGGGCGTGTTCGGGCTGTCGGTCGGGGCCCTGGACGCGTCGATGAACATGCTCGGGGTCAGCCTTCAACGGGCGCACGGGCGCAGCATCATGCTCGGTTTTCATGCTGCGTACAGCCTCGGCGGGATCGCCGGAGCCTCTCTGGCCTGGGTGGGGGCGCACTGGGACCTGGCGCTGGTGATCTCGTATCTGCCGGTGATCGTGGTGCTGTTGCCGGTGGTGCTGGTGGGGAGCCGGTGGTACGTCGACGGGGAGGGGACAGAAGAACAGAGGCACGCGCGGGGTCAGGCGCCGGGGCGGTCCGACGCCGCCGCGAAGGCGGGTCCGGGCCGCGCGGACGGTGTCGCCTTCAAGCTGCTGCTGCCGCTCTGTCTGGTGATGACGTTCGCGTACATCGGGGACTCGACCGTTTCCAACTGGAGCGCGAAGTATCTGCAGGACGTCCTCGGGAGCTCGGAGGAACTGGCGACCGTTCCGTACAACGCCTACATGGTGACGACGCTGGTGGGCCGGGCCGTCGGGGACTTCGGGGTGCGGCGTTTCGGGGCGGTGGCGGTCGTCAGGTGTGGGGCGGTGCTGGCCGCGGCCGGGTTCGCGGTGGTGGCCGGCGCGTCCGGTGCCTGGGTGGGGATGCTCGGTTTCACGCTGCTGGGGTTCGGGCTGTGTGTGATCGTGCCGCAGACGTTCGCGGCGGCCGGCCGGCTGTTCCCGGGGGCGAGCGACGCGGCGGTGGCGCGGCTGAACGTATTCAATTACGTAGGGTTCCTGATCGGGTCTCCGTTGGTCGGGGCGCTCGGTGACACGTGGAGCTACCGCGGGGCGATGCTGGTGCCGATGGTGTTGGTGCTGGCGACGCTCGTGTACGCCCGCTCGTTCGCGGACGCGGGCGCCCGATACGGTGGCGGGCATGAGCGGCCGCGGGTTGTTGATGTGGGACGAGGCGGTAACGAAGTATGA
- a CDS encoding NAD-dependent epimerase/dehydratase family protein has protein sequence MGKVVLVTGVARQLGGRLVRRIQRDPEVDRVIGVDAVAPAHHLGGAEFIRADIRQPAIGRVLAEHVVDTVVHMDVTGTPLGAGGRTTVKETNVIGTMQLLGACQKSPTVKRLVIKSSTSVYGSAPRDPAVFTETTPPKSLPSGGFAKDAVEVEGYVRGFARRRPDVAVCVLRFANILGPCADSPLAEFFALPVMPTVFGYDPRLQFVHEDDVIDVLRIALHEPRRGTLNSGTFNVAGEGVLTLSQCSRRLGRPTLPVLLPAVTWVGSALRTVGVTDFSPEQIRLLTHGRVVSTVQMRETLGFVPKFSTAETFADFARSRAPGLLPPEAVSSAVDRLAAALPGADSGGPAAVQTTHSAGQAR, from the coding sequence TTGGGAAAGGTCGTGCTCGTCACCGGGGTGGCCCGGCAGCTCGGGGGCCGTCTGGTGCGGCGTATCCAGCGGGATCCCGAGGTCGACCGGGTGATCGGGGTCGACGCGGTGGCGCCCGCGCACCACTTGGGCGGGGCCGAGTTCATTCGCGCGGACATCCGCCAGCCCGCGATAGGGCGTGTTCTGGCCGAGCACGTCGTCGACACGGTCGTGCACATGGATGTCACGGGTACGCCGCTCGGCGCAGGCGGTCGTACCACGGTCAAGGAGACCAATGTCATCGGCACCATGCAGCTGCTCGGTGCCTGCCAGAAGTCGCCCACCGTCAAGCGGCTCGTGATCAAGTCCAGTACGAGCGTGTACGGCTCCGCCCCGCGCGATCCGGCCGTCTTCACCGAGACCACGCCGCCCAAGTCGCTGCCGAGCGGCGGATTCGCCAAGGACGCGGTGGAGGTCGAGGGATATGTGCGCGGCTTCGCCCGGCGCCGCCCGGATGTCGCCGTGTGCGTACTGCGCTTCGCGAACATCCTGGGGCCGTGCGCGGACTCCCCGCTCGCCGAGTTCTTCGCTCTTCCGGTCATGCCGACCGTCTTCGGCTATGACCCGCGTCTGCAGTTCGTCCACGAGGACGATGTGATCGACGTGCTGCGGATCGCCCTGCACGAGCCGCGGCGCGGCACGCTGAACAGCGGCACGTTCAACGTCGCCGGGGAAGGGGTGCTGACGCTCTCGCAGTGCTCGCGCCGGCTGGGGCGGCCGACGCTGCCGGTGCTGCTGCCGGCGGTGACCTGGGTCGGCTCGGCGCTGCGTACGGTCGGCGTCACCGACTTCTCGCCCGAGCAGATCCGGCTGCTCACCCACGGCCGGGTGGTCAGTACGGTCCAGATGCGCGAGACACTCGGTTTCGTCCCGAAGTTCTCGACCGCGGAAACGTTTGCGGACTTCGCCCGCAGCCGGGCTCCGGGACTGCTCCCGCCCGAAGCGGTCTCCAGCGCCGTGGACCGGCTCGCAGCCGCGCTGCCGGGCGCGGACAGCGGTGGGCCTGCGGCCGTACAGACGACTCACAGCGCCGGACAAGCCAGGTAA
- a CDS encoding phosphatase: MVSRGALRAHLVGFGLAGVVGTSRETSLRSYRAFAARDPRVTLGLVPESSWGERELIALMAARCGVSGDPADRAGADVIDPELTLCALDAFAERLAEVAGAGAPVMFGTGHPHRLLGFYAGLADALSAAGCPVLTPAQGRCVDITTRFGVRKYNLEYVRGVALLCEPGGRESGRELGAHSHSPLPVRVALQAAAEDGGPFPELLVGDHGWVCGAGQLGIGAIGLADTDDPALFVGEAEGRISVVVPVDDAVRSAYYRPLTRYVLNRACLSQ, from the coding sequence GTGGTGAGCAGGGGAGCGCTGAGGGCGCATCTGGTGGGCTTCGGGCTGGCGGGGGTCGTGGGTACGTCGCGCGAGACCAGTCTGCGCAGCTATCGCGCGTTCGCCGCCAGGGATCCGCGGGTCACCCTCGGGCTCGTTCCCGAATCGTCATGGGGAGAGCGGGAGTTGATCGCCCTCATGGCCGCCAGGTGCGGGGTGTCGGGAGATCCCGCGGATCGTGCCGGGGCCGACGTCATCGATCCCGAGCTGACGTTGTGTGCGCTCGACGCGTTCGCTGAGCGGCTGGCCGAGGTGGCCGGAGCGGGGGCGCCCGTCATGTTCGGGACCGGGCATCCGCATAGGCTGCTCGGGTTCTACGCCGGGCTGGCAGACGCTTTGTCGGCGGCGGGGTGTCCTGTACTCACTCCCGCGCAGGGGCGATGTGTCGACATAACGACCCGGTTCGGCGTACGTAAGTACAACCTGGAGTACGTAAGAGGTGTCGCGCTGCTGTGCGAGCCCGGGGGGAGGGAGAGCGGGCGCGAACTCGGGGCGCACAGCCATTCCCCGCTGCCGGTCAGGGTCGCCCTCCAGGCGGCCGCGGAGGACGGCGGGCCGTTTCCCGAGCTGCTCGTCGGGGATCACGGCTGGGTCTGCGGGGCAGGTCAGCTGGGGATCGGGGCGATCGGGCTGGCGGACACCGATGATCCCGCCCTCTTCGTGGGCGAGGCCGAGGGTCGGATTTCGGTCGTCGTTCCGGTTGATGACGCCGTACGGTCCGCTTACTACCGCCCGCTGACGCGCTATGTACTCAATCGAGCGTGTCTGTCACAGTAG